One part of the Aestuariirhabdus litorea genome encodes these proteins:
- the ribF gene encoding bifunctional riboflavin kinase/FAD synthetase — MQLIRGLHNLGRLSPGCVATIGNFDGVHRGHQDILNQLHEKSGQLQLPSAVVLFEPQPREFFSPEQAPARLSSLREKLALLDHHGVDRVICICFNQRLRALSADQFIEQVLVRGMGVRYLVVGDDFRFGCDRSGDFHRLQRAGLEQGFAVTHTRTILDEGERISSTRIRAALAGNRLAEAERLLGAPYSIRGRIAHGQKLGRELGVPTANVQLKRLQAPLRGVFAVHATVAGNRYRGVANIGMRPTVDGRKAVLEVHLLDYSGDLYGQELVVEFVHPLRDEKKFESLEALQAAIHQDLDDARGYFASIEP, encoded by the coding sequence ATGCAGTTGATCCGCGGATTACATAATCTGGGCAGGCTTAGTCCCGGCTGCGTGGCGACCATCGGCAATTTTGACGGGGTGCACCGGGGTCACCAGGATATCCTGAACCAGCTGCACGAAAAATCCGGGCAGCTGCAGTTGCCATCGGCGGTGGTGCTGTTTGAGCCGCAACCGCGGGAGTTCTTTTCACCGGAGCAGGCACCGGCCCGCCTCAGTAGCCTGCGTGAGAAGTTGGCGCTGCTGGATCACCATGGTGTCGACCGGGTGATCTGTATCTGCTTTAACCAGCGACTCAGGGCCCTTTCGGCCGACCAGTTTATCGAGCAGGTGCTGGTGCGGGGGATGGGGGTGCGCTACCTGGTGGTGGGCGATGACTTCCGCTTTGGCTGTGACCGCAGTGGTGATTTTCACCGCCTGCAGCGCGCCGGACTGGAGCAGGGGTTTGCGGTGACCCACACCCGTACCATCCTCGATGAGGGGGAGCGGATCAGCAGTACCCGTATCCGCGCCGCCCTGGCCGGGAACCGGCTGGCGGAGGCGGAGCGACTGCTGGGTGCCCCCTACTCGATCCGTGGGCGTATTGCCCACGGACAGAAGCTGGGCCGTGAGCTGGGGGTGCCAACCGCCAATGTCCAGCTGAAACGGTTGCAGGCGCCCCTGCGCGGGGTGTTTGCCGTCCACGCGACGGTGGCAGGTAATCGCTATCGGGGGGTGGCCAATATCGGCATGCGCCCCACCGTAGACGGTCGCAAGGCGGTGTTGGAGGTTCATCTGCTGGACTACAGCGGCGACCTCTACGGCCAGGAGCTGGTGGTGGAGTTTGTTCACCCGCTCCGTGATGAGAAAAAATTTGAGTCCCTCGAGGCGTTGCAGGCGGCGATCCACCAGGATCTTGACGACGCGCGCGGGTACTTTGCATCCATAGAACCATAA
- the lspA gene encoding signal peptidase II: MLRWLWLTLVVVALDQLSKHYVVGVFELYERVPVLPMFDFTLAYNTGAAFSFLSDASGWQRWFFAAVALGVSVMLVLWLRSLKSGERWLAIALALVLGGALGNLYDRIVLGHVVDFILVYYQQYHFPAFNIADSAITVGAFMLIIDALRNRESKNESET, translated from the coding sequence ATGTTGCGCTGGCTGTGGCTGACGCTGGTGGTGGTGGCGCTGGACCAGCTCAGCAAGCACTATGTGGTGGGCGTGTTTGAGCTGTACGAGCGGGTGCCGGTATTGCCGATGTTCGACTTTACCCTGGCGTACAACACCGGCGCCGCCTTCAGCTTCCTGAGTGATGCCAGCGGCTGGCAACGCTGGTTTTTTGCGGCGGTTGCCCTCGGGGTGAGTGTGATGCTGGTGCTCTGGCTGCGCTCGCTCAAGTCAGGCGAACGCTGGCTGGCGATCGCCCTGGCGCTGGTGCTGGGCGGTGCGCTGGGTAATCTTTATGACCGCATCGTGCTGGGTCATGTGGTCGACTTTATCCTGGTCTATTACCAGCAGTACCATTTCCCGGCGTTTAATATCGCCGATAGCGCCATTACGGTGGGCGCCTTTATGTTGATTATCGATGCCCTGCGCAACCGGGAATCAAAAAACGAATCGGAAACCTGA
- the ileS gene encoding isoleucine--tRNA ligase: MTDYKSTLNLPQTSFPMKANLAQREPQMLKQWYEMGLYEKIREVSRGRDKQFILHDGPPYANGNIHIGHAVNKILKDIIVKSRTLAGFDAPYVPGWDCHGLPIEHQVEKKIGKAGSKVSYADFRAKCREFAAKQVAGQREDFKRLGVLGDWDNPYLTMNFETEANIIRALGKIAENGHLTKGYKPVYWSVVGASALAEAEVEYQDKTSTQVDVRYAPLDEEDFLSAFELLNGGGEGPVSVVIWTTTPWTLPASQAVSLSPELDYVLVQLDAGLGVERILLAEAMVEQVMQRYGIESWSVVARASGRALERKVLHHPFYERQVQVILGDHVTTDAGTGAVHTAPDHGVDDFVVGRAYQIGTLNLVDDHGVYIEAAGEFAGQHVYKVDPQIVEALQLKGRLVRQDKLLHSYPHCWRTKTPLIYRATPQWFVSMSANNLKRDALEAVKGVQWFPGWGQARIESMLEASPDWCISRQRTWGVPIALFVNKETQQLHPRTAELIEAVAQRVEQKGIDAWFELEPRELLGDEADQYEKVTDTLDVWFDSGVTHYSVLDRREGLRAPADIYLEGSDQHRGWFQSSLKTSIAIRGTAPYRQVLTHGFTVDQDGRKMSKSVGNVVAPQDVMNKYGADILRLWVASTDFSSEMAVSDEILTRTADAYRRIRNTARFLLGSLHDFDPAQHQVAPEQMVALDRWALDRALQLQTEVEHHYEQYNFVGLCQKISSFCSQDLGGFYLDILKDRLYTTPPSSLAYRSAQTAIYHLAEALVRWIAPILSFTAEEIWQAMPGERNESVLLNVWHDGLVALSAEATLDRDYWSRVMTLKGAINKEIENARKQKQVGGSLEAELTLFCDDQLQSLLGALGDELRFVLITSRAEIKPLAEAGADAVETELDGLKLALKASTHTKCVRCWHRLEEVGSIEAHPELCPRCVTNVEGDGEHRQFA; the protein is encoded by the coding sequence ATGACTGACTACAAGTCCACTCTGAATCTTCCCCAAACCAGCTTTCCGATGAAGGCGAACCTGGCCCAGCGCGAGCCGCAGATGCTCAAGCAGTGGTATGAGATGGGGCTTTACGAAAAGATTCGTGAGGTGAGCCGTGGCCGCGACAAGCAGTTTATCCTGCACGATGGCCCTCCTTACGCCAACGGCAACATCCATATCGGTCATGCGGTCAACAAGATCCTCAAGGATATCATCGTCAAATCCCGTACCCTGGCAGGCTTTGATGCCCCCTATGTGCCGGGCTGGGATTGTCACGGCCTGCCGATCGAGCACCAGGTGGAGAAGAAGATCGGCAAGGCGGGTAGCAAGGTCTCCTACGCCGACTTTCGGGCCAAGTGTCGCGAGTTTGCGGCCAAGCAGGTGGCTGGCCAGCGCGAGGACTTCAAGCGCCTGGGGGTGCTGGGAGACTGGGATAACCCCTACCTGACCATGAACTTCGAGACCGAGGCCAACATCATTCGTGCCCTCGGCAAGATCGCCGAGAACGGTCACCTGACCAAGGGCTACAAGCCGGTTTACTGGAGTGTGGTGGGTGCCTCCGCCCTGGCCGAGGCCGAGGTGGAGTACCAGGATAAAACTTCCACCCAGGTGGACGTGCGTTATGCGCCCCTGGACGAGGAAGATTTCCTGTCGGCCTTCGAACTGCTCAACGGCGGTGGCGAGGGGCCGGTATCGGTGGTGATCTGGACCACCACCCCCTGGACCCTGCCCGCCAGCCAGGCGGTTTCCCTCAGCCCGGAGCTGGACTACGTGCTGGTACAGCTGGATGCCGGCCTTGGGGTAGAGCGTATCCTGCTGGCCGAGGCGATGGTGGAGCAGGTGATGCAGCGCTACGGCATCGAGTCCTGGTCGGTGGTGGCCCGTGCCAGCGGCAGGGCGCTGGAGCGTAAAGTGCTTCACCACCCCTTCTACGAGCGCCAGGTGCAGGTGATCCTTGGCGATCACGTGACCACCGACGCCGGTACCGGAGCCGTGCATACCGCTCCCGACCATGGGGTCGACGACTTTGTGGTGGGTCGTGCCTACCAGATCGGTACCCTTAACCTGGTGGATGACCACGGGGTCTACATCGAAGCCGCCGGTGAGTTTGCCGGCCAGCATGTCTACAAGGTGGATCCCCAGATCGTGGAAGCCCTGCAGCTCAAGGGGCGCCTGGTGCGTCAGGACAAGCTGCTGCACAGCTATCCCCACTGCTGGCGGACCAAGACCCCGCTGATCTACCGGGCGACGCCGCAGTGGTTTGTCAGCATGAGTGCCAATAACCTCAAGCGCGATGCGCTGGAGGCGGTCAAAGGGGTGCAGTGGTTCCCCGGCTGGGGGCAGGCGCGCATTGAGTCGATGCTGGAGGCCAGCCCCGATTGGTGTATCTCCCGCCAGCGTACCTGGGGGGTACCGATCGCCCTCTTTGTGAACAAGGAGACCCAGCAGTTGCATCCGCGCACCGCCGAGCTGATCGAAGCGGTGGCCCAGCGGGTGGAGCAGAAGGGGATCGATGCCTGGTTCGAGCTGGAGCCCCGCGAGCTGCTGGGCGATGAAGCCGACCAGTATGAGAAGGTGACCGACACCCTGGATGTCTGGTTTGACTCCGGCGTGACCCACTACTCGGTGCTTGACCGCCGCGAAGGGCTGCGGGCGCCGGCCGATATCTACCTGGAGGGCTCCGACCAGCACCGTGGCTGGTTCCAGTCGTCGCTCAAAACCTCCATCGCGATTCGCGGTACCGCTCCCTACAGGCAGGTGCTGACTCACGGTTTCACCGTCGACCAGGATGGCCGCAAGATGTCCAAGTCGGTGGGCAACGTGGTGGCACCCCAGGATGTGATGAACAAGTACGGTGCCGATATCCTGCGCCTGTGGGTCGCCTCCACCGATTTCAGCTCCGAGATGGCGGTCTCCGACGAGATCCTCACCCGCACTGCCGATGCCTACCGCCGGATTCGCAACACCGCGCGCTTCCTGCTGGGTAGCCTGCACGATTTTGACCCGGCGCAGCATCAGGTGGCGCCAGAGCAGATGGTGGCACTGGATCGCTGGGCGCTGGATCGGGCCCTGCAGCTGCAGACCGAGGTGGAGCACCACTACGAGCAGTATAACTTTGTCGGCCTGTGCCAGAAGATCAGCAGCTTCTGCTCCCAGGATCTGGGGGGCTTCTACCTGGATATCCTCAAGGACCGACTCTACACCACGCCCCCCAGCAGCCTCGCTTACCGCAGTGCTCAGACCGCGATCTACCACCTGGCCGAGGCGCTGGTGCGCTGGATCGCCCCCATCCTCAGCTTTACCGCCGAGGAGATCTGGCAGGCGATGCCGGGCGAGCGCAACGAATCGGTGCTGCTGAATGTGTGGCACGATGGCCTGGTGGCCCTGTCCGCTGAGGCAACCCTGGATCGTGACTACTGGAGCCGGGTGATGACCCTTAAGGGGGCGATCAACAAGGAGATCGAGAACGCCCGGAAGCAGAAGCAGGTGGGGGGATCGCTGGAAGCGGAGCTGACCCTCTTTTGCGACGATCAGCTGCAATCCCTGCTGGGGGCGCTGGGGGATGAACTGCGCTTTGTGCTGATCACCTCCAGGGCGGAGATCAAGCCCCTGGCCGAGGCCGGTGCCGATGCGGTCGAGACCGAGCTGGATGGGTTGAAGCTGGCGCTGAAGGCCTCCACCCATACCAAGTGTGTGCGTTGCTGGCATCGTCTGGAGGAGGTGGGGAGCATCGAGGCCCATCCCGAGCTTTGCCCGCGTTGCGTGACCAACGTTGAAGGTGATGGCGAACATCGCCAGTTCGCCTGA
- the rpsT gene encoding 30S ribosomal protein S20, with amino-acid sequence MANSPSAKKRARQAENRRQHNASLRSYVRTTIKKVLAAVNANDQEQAQAAYAAAVPVIDRMADKGIIHKNKAARHKSRLNTKVKAMAQA; translated from the coding sequence GTGGCAAATTCCCCCTCTGCTAAAAAACGCGCGCGTCAAGCTGAGAACCGTCGCCAGCACAACGCTAGCTTGCGCTCTTATGTTCGCACCACGATCAAAAAGGTTCTGGCTGCTGTAAACGCCAACGACCAGGAGCAGGCCCAAGCCGCATACGCGGCCGCTGTACCGGTTATTGACCGCATGGCTGACAAAGGCATTATTCACAAGAATAAAGCCGCTCGTCACAAGAGCCGCCTGAACACCAAAGTGAAGGCGATGGCTCAGGCGTAA
- the cgtA gene encoding Obg family GTPase CgtA, which produces MKFVDEALVHVAAGDGGNGCLSFRREKFVAKGGPDGGDGGDGGSVYVVADNAINTLVDYRFQRSYRAERGQNGMSRNCTGKKGEDIYLKVPVGTTVIDDATTEVIGDLTEEGQVLLVAQGGFHGLGNTRFKSSVNRAPRQTTQGTPGELRDLKLELKVIADVGLLGLPNAGKSTFIRAVSAAKPKVADYPFTTLVPNLGVVSVQSHRSFVVADIPGLIEGASDGAGLGVRFLKHLARCRILLHLVDVAPIDGSDPVAAAQSIIKELEQFSPALAARERWLVLNKVDLLPEEEREAICRDVVERLGWEGEVRYISAIGGLGTNELCQQLLTRIEERNAEEAEDEAIAEAEREFKAQMEAEAREQMRLIGEQRRAARLARKRGGSDDDDDDDDHDVEIIYQP; this is translated from the coding sequence ATGAAATTTGTTGATGAAGCCCTGGTGCACGTAGCGGCTGGTGACGGGGGCAACGGCTGTCTCAGTTTTCGACGTGAAAAATTTGTTGCCAAGGGTGGCCCCGACGGTGGCGACGGTGGCGATGGCGGTAGTGTCTATGTGGTGGCCGATAACGCCATCAACACCCTGGTCGATTACCGTTTTCAGCGCAGTTACCGCGCCGAGCGCGGGCAGAACGGCATGAGTCGTAACTGCACCGGCAAGAAGGGTGAGGATATCTACCTCAAGGTGCCGGTGGGTACCACTGTGATCGACGATGCGACCACCGAGGTGATTGGCGACCTGACCGAAGAGGGTCAGGTGTTGCTGGTGGCCCAGGGCGGCTTTCACGGTCTTGGTAATACCCGTTTCAAGTCCAGTGTGAACCGTGCGCCGCGGCAGACCACCCAGGGTACGCCGGGCGAACTGCGCGACCTCAAGCTGGAGCTGAAGGTGATCGCCGATGTGGGCCTGCTGGGGCTGCCCAATGCCGGTAAGTCGACCTTTATTCGCGCGGTCTCGGCGGCCAAACCCAAGGTGGCCGATTACCCCTTTACCACCCTGGTGCCAAACCTGGGGGTGGTGAGTGTGCAGAGTCATCGCAGCTTTGTGGTGGCCGACATCCCCGGATTGATCGAAGGGGCTTCCGATGGCGCCGGGCTGGGGGTTCGTTTCCTCAAGCACCTGGCGCGCTGCCGTATCCTGCTGCACCTGGTGGATGTGGCCCCGATTGATGGCAGCGACCCGGTGGCGGCCGCGCAGTCGATCATCAAGGAGTTGGAACAGTTCAGCCCGGCGCTGGCGGCACGCGAGCGCTGGCTGGTGCTGAACAAGGTGGACCTGCTGCCGGAAGAGGAGCGGGAGGCGATCTGTCGTGATGTTGTCGAGCGCCTCGGCTGGGAGGGCGAGGTTCGCTACATCTCCGCCATTGGCGGGCTGGGCACCAACGAACTGTGCCAGCAGTTGCTGACCCGCATCGAAGAGCGCAATGCCGAAGAGGCGGAAGATGAGGCGATCGCCGAGGCGGAGCGCGAGTTCAAGGCGCAGATGGAGGCCGAGGCGCGGGAGCAGATGCGCCTGATCGGTGAGCAGCGCCGTGCTGCCCGCCTGGCGCGCAAGCGCGGTGGCAGCGATGACGACGATGATGACGACGATCACGATGTAGAGATCATCTATCAACCATAG
- the murJ gene encoding murein biosynthesis integral membrane protein MurJ translates to MAQSEAKPEAGLLRSSAVVGVMTTLSRVLGLVRDVVIAGYFGSKSEADAFFVAFKIPNFLRRLFAEGAFSQAFVPVLSQYKSQSGREQVRQLVDSVAGTLGGVLLSVTAFGVVAAPLLVMLFAPGFHDLPVKLALAGDMLRITFPYLLLISMTAFCGSILNSYGRFAVPAFTPVLLNLCLIGATLFFTSMFEQPVMALAWGVLVAGIVQLLFQVPFLWRLGLLPRPRWQPRHEGVKRIMTLMLPALFGVSVSQINLLLDTVLASFLQTGSISWLYYSDRLSELPLGIFGIAIGTVILPSLSRRQAENRPEAFSRTLDWAIRLVLLIGLPSALALFVLAEPLIATIFHYGAMQDRDVMMAAMSLRAYASGLLAFMLIKVLAPGYFARQDTKTPVRIAIKAMVANMVLNLILVWPLQHAGLALATSLSAVLNAGLLYWGLRQAGVFELQPGWVPYLVRLLLANLAMVAVLLWLVAGVDAWLQWDWLRRSTEMALLVGAGLVTYGAVLLLSGARPRQFRH, encoded by the coding sequence GTGGCTCAGAGCGAGGCAAAACCCGAAGCGGGACTCCTGCGCTCCAGCGCGGTGGTGGGAGTAATGACCACGCTCTCCCGGGTGCTGGGGCTGGTGCGCGATGTGGTCATCGCGGGCTACTTCGGCTCCAAGAGCGAGGCCGACGCCTTTTTTGTGGCCTTCAAGATCCCCAACTTCCTGCGCCGACTGTTTGCTGAGGGGGCTTTTTCCCAGGCGTTTGTGCCGGTGCTGAGCCAGTACAAAAGCCAGTCGGGGCGGGAGCAGGTTCGACAGCTGGTGGACTCCGTGGCCGGCACCCTGGGGGGGGTACTGCTTTCGGTGACCGCCTTCGGGGTGGTGGCCGCCCCCCTGTTGGTGATGCTGTTTGCGCCGGGCTTCCATGACCTGCCCGTCAAGCTGGCTCTGGCCGGCGACATGCTGCGCATCACCTTTCCCTACCTGCTGCTGATCTCAATGACCGCCTTTTGCGGTTCGATCCTCAATAGCTACGGGCGCTTTGCGGTGCCCGCCTTTACCCCGGTGCTGCTCAACCTCTGCCTGATCGGGGCCACGCTGTTTTTTACCTCGATGTTCGAGCAACCGGTGATGGCGCTGGCCTGGGGGGTGCTGGTGGCGGGGATCGTACAGTTGCTGTTCCAGGTGCCTTTCCTGTGGCGACTCGGGTTGTTGCCGCGGCCGCGCTGGCAGCCTCGCCACGAGGGGGTCAAGCGCATCATGACGTTGATGCTGCCGGCGCTGTTCGGGGTGTCGGTGAGCCAGATCAACCTGCTGCTGGATACGGTGCTGGCCTCCTTCCTGCAAACCGGCTCCATCTCCTGGCTCTACTACTCAGACCGTTTGTCGGAGTTGCCCCTGGGTATCTTCGGTATCGCCATCGGTACCGTCATCCTGCCCAGTTTGTCGCGGCGGCAGGCGGAAAACCGGCCCGAAGCCTTCTCCCGTACCCTCGACTGGGCGATCCGCCTGGTGCTGCTGATCGGGCTGCCCTCGGCGTTGGCGCTGTTTGTGCTGGCCGAACCCCTGATCGCCACCATTTTTCATTACGGTGCGATGCAGGATCGCGATGTGATGATGGCGGCGATGAGCCTGCGCGCCTACGCCAGCGGACTGCTCGCCTTTATGCTGATCAAGGTGCTTGCGCCGGGCTATTTTGCCCGCCAGGACACCAAAACTCCGGTGCGTATTGCGATCAAGGCGATGGTGGCCAACATGGTGCTCAACCTGATACTGGTGTGGCCCCTGCAGCACGCCGGGCTGGCACTGGCCACCTCGCTGTCGGCGGTGCTCAATGCCGGTTTGCTCTATTGGGGGCTACGGCAGGCGGGGGTGTTTGAGTTGCAGCCCGGCTGGGTGCCCTACCTTGTGCGGCTGCTGCTGGCCAACCTGGCGATGGTGGCCGTGTTGCTGTGGCTGGTAGCGGGTGTAGATGCCTGGCTGCAGTGGGATTGGCTACGCCGCTCCACCGAGATGGCGCTGCTGGTTGGTGCCGGCCTGGTGACCTACGGCGCGGTTTTATTACTCAGTGGCGCCCGTCCTCGCCAGTTTCGCCACTAA
- the proB gene encoding glutamate 5-kinase — MERRTKVPGFQRWVVKIGSALLTNDGKGLDLAAIGEWVDQMARLRGHGIELLLVSSGSVAAGMTRLGWVDRPGSMHELQAAAAVGQMGLVQTYESHFKRHDTLTAQVLLTHDDLSDRRRYLNARSTLTTLLRLGVVPVINENDTVVTDEIRFGDNDTLGALVANLVEADLLVILTDQKGLFTANPSTDPDAVLISESAANNPELPAMAAGGMGRLGRGGMSTKVKAAVLAARSGAHTLIVGGREPDVLPRLLAGEPLGTLLWPEQGRWVARKQWLAGHLQTRGVLHLDAGAVRVLRESGKSLLSVGVTRVEGRFVRGEMVRCVDEQGNDVARGLVNYGADEAARIAGRPSREIESILGYVDEPELVNRDNLVLV, encoded by the coding sequence ATGGAGCGGCGTACCAAGGTACCGGGCTTTCAGCGCTGGGTGGTGAAGATTGGCAGTGCCCTGTTGACCAATGATGGCAAGGGGCTTGATCTGGCAGCGATCGGCGAGTGGGTGGACCAGATGGCCCGCCTGCGGGGCCACGGCATAGAGCTGCTGCTGGTCTCCTCGGGCTCTGTGGCGGCGGGTATGACCCGCCTTGGTTGGGTTGACCGGCCGGGCTCCATGCATGAGCTGCAGGCCGCCGCTGCGGTGGGGCAGATGGGGCTGGTGCAGACCTATGAAAGCCATTTCAAGCGTCACGATACCCTCACCGCCCAGGTGCTTCTCACCCACGACGATCTGTCGGACCGGCGCCGTTACCTTAATGCCCGCAGTACCCTCACTACCCTGCTACGGCTGGGGGTGGTGCCGGTCATCAACGAAAACGACACCGTGGTGACCGACGAGATCCGTTTTGGCGATAACGATACCCTGGGGGCCCTGGTGGCCAACCTGGTGGAGGCCGACCTGCTGGTGATCCTCACCGACCAGAAGGGGCTCTTTACCGCCAACCCCTCCACCGACCCCGATGCGGTGTTGATCAGCGAGTCGGCCGCCAACAACCCGGAGTTGCCGGCGATGGCCGCCGGTGGTATGGGGCGCCTGGGGCGCGGTGGCATGAGTACCAAGGTGAAGGCCGCGGTGCTGGCGGCCCGTTCCGGTGCCCATACCCTTATTGTGGGGGGGCGTGAGCCCGATGTATTGCCGCGCCTGCTGGCGGGGGAGCCGTTGGGGACCCTGTTGTGGCCGGAGCAGGGGCGCTGGGTGGCCCGCAAGCAGTGGTTGGCCGGGCATCTGCAGACCCGTGGGGTGTTGCACCTGGATGCGGGTGCGGTGCGGGTGCTCAGGGAGTCGGGCAAGAGTCTGCTGTCGGTCGGCGTGACCCGGGTCGAGGGGCGCTTTGTGCGGGGTGAAATGGTGCGCTGCGTGGATGAGCAGGGTAACGATGTGGCGCGTGGGCTGGTGAACTACGGTGCCGATGAGGCGGCCAGGATTGCCGGGCGCCCCTCGCGTGAGATCGAATCCATTCTCGGCTACGTGGATGAGCCGGAGCTGGTCAACCGGGATAACCTGGTACTGGTATAA
- a CDS encoding FKBP-type peptidyl-prolyl cis-trans isomerase: protein MSDLCVGPDRAVTLHFSLKLEDGSEVDSTFDKAPATLTMGDGSLPEGFESLLHGLAIGAREQFSVAPEAAFGERNPANVQRMPRTRFGSDIELSEGVMLSFADQGGAELPGVVTWLSETVVEVDFNHPLAGHRLLFEVEIIDVQPAA, encoded by the coding sequence ATGAGTGATCTGTGTGTAGGTCCTGACCGGGCCGTTACCCTCCATTTTTCCCTGAAGCTCGAGGATGGGTCAGAGGTGGATTCCACCTTCGATAAGGCGCCGGCCACCCTGACCATGGGCGATGGCAGCCTGCCGGAGGGGTTTGAGTCCCTGCTTCACGGCCTGGCCATCGGTGCCCGCGAGCAGTTCAGCGTCGCGCCTGAAGCGGCCTTTGGGGAGCGCAATCCAGCCAACGTCCAGCGCATGCCGCGCACCCGCTTCGGTTCCGACATTGAACTCTCGGAGGGGGTGATGCTCTCCTTCGCCGACCAGGGCGGGGCAGAGCTGCCCGGTGTGGTGACCTGGCTGAGCGAAACCGTTGTTGAGGTCGATTTTAACCACCCCCTGGCCGGACATAGACTGCTGTTCGAGGTCGAAATCATAGACGTCCAGCCCGCTGCCTGA